The Musa acuminata AAA Group cultivar baxijiao chromosome BXJ1-8, Cavendish_Baxijiao_AAA, whole genome shotgun sequence genomic sequence AGACAGCCCACTAAGGTGAAATCCAGATTCAATGACCTAGATCAACAAATTATACTGGTAAAAGAATGGAAAAGGTATCGATATGAGTTATTACAAAACCATAATTTCCATGAAAAAACCAACACCAACCAAGTCGAAGATTAAAAACACGGCAAAAGGATACCACTTACAAGTTACAATGATCAAAATCAAGAATGATGCACTGTTGAAAGAAAAGGTTAAAGAGAAGCAGACCCTAGCAGAGGTTGTCATACATAATACATTTTGattaaacaaaaatgaattctTCAGACAATTACTGTTTCTAGAAGAACTGAAAGAATGCAATTACTACATTTCGGAAGAACTGAAACGATACGAACATCCAGTTCCAACTTCGACATAAACCAGACAAATATCTGACGCACATCAAAAGCTCTTGAACACCCAAATTATCCAAAAAACGAAAAATCTTTACACTGTTTGGTGGTTCAGCGATGCGCATGCATAGCTTATAACAAGAAGCAAGCCTTCCACACCGCTTGCCATCCCCAACAAAGAAAGAAGTAACAACTTTCCTTTATGGATGAAACCCCGTCTTGGCTAATTTTAAACCATTAAAATCAACCCAAagtaaaacaaaaacaaaaatgaaaagaACAAGCAAATCCTCTGTCATCGGGCTCTTCCAGAATCCGGAACAAAAACTCGACTTTCTCAGCGAGAGGTCGGAACAAAAGCTTACCTGGAACCCATCAGCTGCGGAGAACGATCGAAATCCGCCTTCTTCGACGATTAAAGAAGCCCCCCTCCCCTCACAGCAGGACGAGGGTCAGCTACGAAGGGAATAACACAACAGGGatgtgagagtgagagagagagagagagagagaggatcgaATCCCCGCTTCGAAGAAAGAATTCGAAAGGTTGACAAGACATTGAAAAGGAACGTCCTTTTAACCTACTGGGCTTCGAAGGGCGAGCATATAAGATGGTCTTAACCTACTGAAAAGCTACGTCCTTTTGACACTTACTAAATTCTCCTTTTCAACGCTTCCACTTCGACCATGACTACCTCGCCTTCGGCCCCTCCCTCGTCTGTGCACACCCCCACCGACACCTCGCCCCACCTCCTCATCCGAAGCCTCCAGATCCGGGGAAGGAGACAAGCGATCCGCCGCCCTCTGCTGGTAGCTCGAGGAGCGAGGTGCGAACTTCACTGCTTTCAAACAACGCCCCCATTTCTTGGGCAAGAAGACTCTCGAGGAAGGGCCATGGTACAGGCACATGGAGACCAGATCGTGCGCTGGAATATAAACTTGAGAAGATAGAAAGCTCTCAGCTCTCACTGAAACTGGACCTCGTGGATGTTAATGAGGCGAGAATTAAGTGGCGCACAGGCGTGAAGAAGCCATCGGGATACGTCCTCAACAGCCCTAGAAAACGGAAACCGATTATGTGAAGCAAAATAAACAACCACAAATTTGATGAGCGTAGAACTAAAAAGGGATCGCAGAGCACCTGAAGAACGAATAAGAGCGGTTCAAGATCCAGATCTAGGGTTGGTTAGTCCACAAGAAACTACGGGCGGGAAGGATaggggaaaagaaaaataaaaaggaaaaagaaggtcgataaatattattatttttttttttggcgaTTGCCTTGACAAGACTAAAAGTAACGTGTTTTGTACGCAAAGCTCCTAAAATAAGTAAATAgaatgtaattaaaaaaaatttcttcaaaaattttaaaatttttataagacCTTGTAATCAAAAtgactatttttttttaaaaaaatggacCATTAAAGGacctatttttaaaaatttaaaatagattctttaatagtttaaaaataaaaaaatagttattTTAAGCTCTCTTATCAATTATAagatttcatgaaattattttattttttagataaaaaaatttagctattaattttaaatataatgtatTCGTCACATTATATTTAGTTAGAGGAGAATAAAGTAGAATGTCTAAAATAAGTAAGTAATTAAGAGAGTCATTTCAATTAAAATCGTCTCCTAAGAAATCTTTTTTATTTGACTGATAACCatcaataaaatctaattaaattgGATTtcgatatcaatttttaaattggaCTTCGATCGAACTCGATCGGAGTTGAACTTGAGTGAGATTTAAGTTATGTTCCATGCGATTTTAAGTTCTGATTCAAACTTGAGATTAGTTCAGTTACATTGGGATCGATTAGATTGTCCTGAATGGATAAATAGAATCGTTTGCTTACAACTATAAAGCTGAAGCATCAACTCTTCAAGATGACTCTAAGTCGGTGAAAGGATTAAGAAATATTTATCAAATATGTAGTAGTAGTCATGTGCCATTGCCTTTAGATTCACTTCTTCTCCTTTGTTGGGTGGCCGGAGATGAAGAAGATGCAAGTATCCCATATGAAAAATGAGATATTTGGTATATTGATGAAATGACCAAACGTAATAAGAATTCTTGATTTATCGGATGTAAAGACGATGACAATATATGGTCTTGATTTTGTGTCGTGGcagttccaaaaaaaaaaaaaaagtctaaaaTGACTTATTGATTTAGGATCAATAAGAACAACCAAATTCACTTCTATTGTATATTAGTTTATAGTGTTTTCGAATATGTCCAcagtgattttgattttgattttgatacccCACCAGAAAAACTACAagtctattaaaaaaaaaaatggtaatGGAGGTAAAATACCCAAAACCCAAAAGAAACCCTCTCATataccaaaataaaaaaaagtttcaaTTATGTATCCTTATGAAATTAGCCtgctagttataatatttttgaatagactAATATTTTTGACATCTCTATATATCAttgtaaatttattaaaaaatattattaatgaggAATATAAACAACTCTAAATCCATTAGAAACCAACTTATGAACTTTGATTAATTAATGATTTAGGAACAATATTTCATTCCGTATGGATATATATTCACCAAACACAAGACCATATATTCATGAAACAGATTTCTTGGAAAATTAATGACCTGTGATGCCGAATGTCGCCTATATTAATGCATATATTACGACAAATAGCGTGCATATAGTTTTAGGTGGGTATGAATAACCAGAATCTCGCATCCTTAACAATACTCACTTCAAAAAAATTACTACTACAGATGTAGCAGCTTCGTTCAAATTTATAGTTCCCTAATAACGTCTTGTTGAGTTATTCCAAGgaacatgacaaaaaaaaaaaaaagaaagggggaACACTGATTGAAAATTTTAAGAAGAGTTACCTCTCAAGAAGAGTTCTTCTTGCACAAGTGTCAGCATGCTTACAATATGAAGAAACAGACTTCAATACCTGCTGCTTTCTTCCTGTTTAGGCACGTATTAAGATCCTTGGACCTCATACTTTAGCTTCACAATCAGCACAATGGTCCTCGGGTCTTTAGCAACTCAACAATCACAACACTCTCAACATTGTCCTGCTCTATATGCTGAATGACAATTTAGTTATTGATTCAACATACATGCCTTCGTACCAACAACTATTCTTGAAAGGATAAAAATTATTGAAGCATATTCTTTATGAAAAAGAATAATTAATGTAGCATCGTGATGTTTGGCTTCGAGCTCGGCACTAGGCGAAATGGCGCTCCCTATTCAAATCAGCTAACACcaaaaaaattacatatatattGGCAGAGGTAGGTAGCCAAGAATTTCTGTACCAATGCCCATTTATCTACCATGTATACCTCCAGGAAAGTGAAATTCCTTTTTCCTCGATGCAAAATGTTTTAACCTTGGATAAGGAGGTTTCAGTGGTATCGAACTTTGTACTATGTATCCGTTCCCTGTTATCAATAATGTCCTCGGTTCCACTAACACTTCATGTTATATGAGTTGCATCTCCGCTAATTGAATTGTCCATAATTCTTTTTCAAATCTAAGTTGTGGTCCGACGAGCATCTTTTACTGCCTCAGGACTGAGATCCATCCCGCATTTTTGCTTTTGCAAACAATACACCTGCTAAGAGGCCTGCAGACGTGGTTTACACAAATCAATTATTAGAGAACATGCATATGTGCACACAGGTTGAGGCAGGGTCGTAAAATGAAGACAACCTACCAAAAAGAATGCTCAAGAAATTCTCCATGCTGGTTGGAACTTTGAAGAGAATGATCCCAGCAATCGAAAGAGGAATCTTATTGAGTGATCCTACAAGGCTGACAAAAGCCACACAACTGTCATGATTTGCTCagaatttttgaaaatatgtacAGCTAGCATGGTAATGTTCAATTGTTGACAACCagcaaaagaagttgccaaatgtATTCCTTAAAGCCCAAATATAGAATGCCTTGAGCTCAAACTCACTCCTACTTGGAAGCTACAGAATGCTGGATTATAGCCTTGAGGTCAAACTCACCATGTCCACCAAGGATGGAACATGTTGAACCTTTATCAATCtgtcataaaaaaattaatctaaTTATTTTCCTACTTTTAGGACCTACCAACAAATGCTGCCAACTCCTAGTGTCCTTAAAATACATATGATTTTAACCCCCAGATAGCAAGGTACATTATTTGTCCTTAAAATACATAAACCAGCTACAGATTCAGAATTGGTTAATTCATCCACTAAGTGTCTTTTATTGAAATAACTTTTTACCACCTTACTGATGCCTCAATCTGTGTATATGGTCAACTTGTGAAACTTGTCCTCGATCTTGTACATTGCCTTTTATGCTGAATCAGAGCAAGAGTAGGATAATAGAAGAGCATAAACACTGAAGAAGTTGAGGCTAAAGAAAAAAACTTTAGACTAAATTTCATAAAATCTACAAATCATTTGGAAGAATTAACAGTTTATTTGGCAACTCAAACTCTAGAGAAATAGTATGCTTCAATGATGTTGATTGTTGATACTGTTTCTCTTCTGATTCATCTAGACGAGCAAAGAAAAAGGGTGAAGGTAATAATATCCTTACAATGGTCAAATGAATGTGAACCTTCGCTGGTTGCGTGTGAGGATAGAATTAACAGAAAAATGAGAAAGTGCAACATATTTTATCTGACAACTAAAGTTTGCTCCACCATACCTATATGTAGTTGCACCTGTCTGATGAAGAAACCACATTGATGTGAAGCTGATAGCAAGGCCCAAAAAACCACTTGAAGTTATCACCAACCAGAACATAGGCATCTTCAAAAGTGGCCTGCCAATTCACTAGGAATTCATAAGATATCACCTCCTTCCTAAAACAACCAAGATAAGAGAACAATATTCTCTTCTGATTAAATTGTCAAAGTGACACCAAGCCAGTTTAGGTACTACAGAGATGAAGTGGCTAAGTGCAGAGGAGAAAAAGATAGGTTACCTTCAAAGTTATACATTGAGTTCCAACAAAAAAGGCTTTTCACATTTAATTAGTTTTATGCATTTGTTTCTTGCTTTTTATATATAATAAGGTTCATTTCCTTTTGATTACAAATgttttgaaaaacttgaatgagttgacagaGGCAGCTAGAGTTATTTGAGTTCAAAGTTTGGCCAACTTGAGTTCATTTCCtgtgaaatatttttaattagcCAGTCCCAAATAGTTAGGAtcttacggctttgttgttgttattgttgtaattAAGTGTTAAAAAACTCTTTGGTCTTACATATTTCAAAGGTAAATTGATTTAAATTTTAACACCAATATCAGTTTTATTTTAAAGCTCTTGCATATATTGTAAAattttcatcaagtacatatattTGCAGATCTTTTGTTTTCCTTACCAAATTGTTATACCTCACTGCTGAAGTAGAGTACGTCTTTGAATTTTCTTCTGTTAATATTGATTAATTGGTCTCTGAATTATAAACATATCAAATTTATAACATAATAAACATGCATTTAAGTTCTAACGACATGGGTCATGCCAACCAATCACCAGAAAGAACatagagaaaagaaagaacataGAGAAATACATAAAAGGACCACCTGGTTTGATTTCCTGAAAACTGACCTGTAATGGGACTAAGGGCATGTCAGTAGGTTGTGTCCGGTTATCTCAGGCATCAGATGCCTCTGTTGCTTGAGGCAGTTGTGGTCTTTACTATGGTTGCAGTTAAACTCATGGTAAAATTGCAAATTGCAATTCGGTAGAAAGGGTGTCAAACGGGAAAGGGCAAGGTTAAAAGGAATAACAACATCACCCCcttttctaattaaaaaaaaaggagtaTTGTTAATCAAATGCAATTAATTTGACAATATGTATAATCTAGAACTCCCATTGCATCTGTAATTCCCTTATCAGAACAGTAAACTTTGGCCAAAACAATGTGTTTCAGCTGAAACACAATTACTGCTAACCACCATGGTAAGTAGACTTTTCAATTCAATCTAACTGTGTCATTCGTAATGGTTTACTTGTTTTGTAATGGCTTAAGTAACACAGCATAGAATTAAAATAAACTTATTTTGAGTAATAAAAGTGGAAGAAGCATATATGAAGTATAACTGatgaaaataatgtaaaaattataataatcaacttgaattattCACTCACGTTTTATAGAGATAGTCCACCTCATTGAAAGCAAATATAAGCAAAAGTCCCAAAGGCAGAGAAAGAGTGTTATTGAGCAAAACCATCGAAAATTCATTCAAGTTTCCAGATTTAGTGACTTGCTTTGCAGTATCCATGACTCGTCGTAGTGTTAACTGTGATATATAAAACTGCATTTGTCAGTCATTCATATTGAGGAACATAAAATAAACTTGGTGTTATAAAAGAGACTAATGTCATGCTGTTATGAAATTAACTATGATATATATGTAGCATTTCCATCTTGTCAACTATTAGATATCACAAAAATAGCcagcaaaaaaaaatcaattacagATCCACTTCAAAGACTGCAGAATATGCACCTTTTATAGTAGGGCCAAAATGGTATATAGGTCAGCAGCTGTAACAAGCTGACTCCAATGTGGTCAAACAAAATGTATCAAGTAACCAGAAAATAGGTATCCAATAATATATGTGAGGCGTGACCGACTAGTATACCTTGCAAATGTAGTGTATCGAGCAGATGGGCTGGTTTGAGTTTTGACCAGCCCTCGGTATGTATTGCTCATTTCAGACCATTTTGAACAATACAATAGTCTTTGGTCAAGAGAACCCAAAAACTATCTCAAATTCCCTCCTGAGCTTGATAGGATGATGCTCCATGCTGATGCCAAAGATGGAGAATTTTAAGGATAAGCTGAATTGTAATCTATATATGTCCTTGCATTTACTGGAGTAATCCTGGCTGTGGGAACTTATGCAATATATAGTTTCCTGAGTCTTGTTGTCAATCACCTCTACCCTCGAGGCTGTGGCAAAAACTGACTATATGGTGTAACATTATCTTTCGAATAATGAGATCTTACCTTTTGCAAAATACATGAATGCAAAATGAGCCCAAGGTATTCATCTCAACATCTTATTGCAGCGACACTAACATAGAATTAAAGTGgaagggaaaaagaagaaatataagaGGAGGAACTCCTGGCACTAAAAGTCTATTTGGTTATACAAATGTTGAAAATCTTCTTCAAACAAAATCATCTTTTTAGGAATAAGATAGAAAAGTTATATAGCATATGATGTGACTTCTTCATTTTTGACAAAACCAGAAAATATGGATACTTCATATATGTTGAGAGAATAAGGCACATAAGCAACTGACCGAATATGATGCTGTCAGAAAACAATTTATGATCTGCCATGCATAGCCAGTTGCATGAAAGGAGAGATCAGTTGCCCCTCCAGAAATCGCAGAAATTATCTGCAAAACAAGATAATGTTAAAAATCAGAAAACTAAATgttaaagttcaaaatccttcacaactaaaaaaaatctcaatagcCTTTAATTGTTCCTAAAGATCAATGTGGACTTTCTCAGAGCACGAAGCACTGTGATCTATTTAGACATGAACGTGATGAAAATTAGCTAAACTATTGAGTACTAAGTAGTAAAAGAAAAGTACTAATTTGCATCTAACAATTGTTTGAAATAAAGATATTTCAGAGTCCAAAGAGCAATGCAGAAAGAGAAACAGCTTCTTCATACCAAATTTCtttttgaaataatttataaagaacacttagcttatgcagatgtatgCACCATCAGTTGATGCTACCAAAACAAGGAACAACAACAGATTTACTGTATTTTttcttgaagtaaatgttgaaaatttgtaaacaTGACAGGAGTGTACCATTAGGAACAGGGCTGTCCACACTTTTTTGTCGTGATGTTTCATGAAAAGATATGTTTCCCCCAGAGCAGTAATGACATTAGTGACATTCTTAAGAACTGTTACCATGGCAACATTGATGTATTTTAAGCTGCAAATGGAAAGCATTCATTGAGCAACATTCGAGAAAGAATTTGATGACACAAGAATGTAGTATTCCATATAGTCAGTCATATGTGATGAAGTTGTGGTTTATAGCTTATGCAAGTAGGGAAATAAAGCACTCCAAAAGTATTATAATGCCATATGCAAGACTGATGAATTACATATAAATTAAGAAATGTATAAATTAGACTaacaaaaacaaggactaaatgaGAGTACTTCAAACTGACAAAGGCATATAACAGAATTGGCATATTTAAACATACTAAATAACAAAGAAATGGAGAAACCAAGAAGCACAGAGTAAATGATTTTTGACTTTATTGAGTCATTGACACCTTGACAATCCATATTATCATCAGTTGTCCGAAAAGTTCAAAACTAATTGTTTGATTGAACCCTAATTTGCTTTGAATCTCAAGAGTATATAGTTGCAAGATCTATTGGCATGAAAAAAAGCTGTTCGATGATAAATATTATGACAAGAAACAAAGACATGAAACAAGATTTCTTAGAAGTGAGGAGCCCTCTGTATATTCTGCTCTAAAATGGCTTGGTAGCATAACAAAAAACTCATTGGCATAATTTCACTGGCTGCTAGCAAACAGATCTCACTGATCCATCTATCCAAAAAGAATATAGCTGTTACCTAAAGCTTCTCTGCCTCATATCACAGCCTtgatattagaaaaatattttgtgaAGAGCTTCCTGTAGCTCTGAAGGCATGAAATCTATAAGCAGATTAGCATTCCTAAATTTGTTCTCTCACAGTCTACActtattaaatcatgtttcaacTTTAAACAAAGAGAATGCTTTGATGGTTCATTTTCCTCCACTTCAGTACAAAGTGCAAGTAGTTCAAGCAAACGCGACATGAAGTACCTATCCAAATAAAAGTAGAAAAGGCCCTAAAATTACAAGCAGATTGTGAAAATTTGGACGTAAATTTGAATTGATTGGCATTTCTCACTAAGACTAGTCATATCATTTTCATTCTAATTTAATAGTTAAGCCCATTAATTTAAATGTAAAATTCAAGACATAAGTAAATCTTGGAATTATCCAAAAGGATAAGAGTAAAGAAATCTGTGTTCTAGAAACTTGTTATACCTAAACATGCTTGTGATAAGCATCCCAACAAATATAACATTCACCGGCAACCAGACTCTGATTAGTTTCCATGTGAGAGGTTCTGTTGATATTACACCTGATGAACTCAAAATGGAAACTACAATTACTGAAACAAGATTCTGCAAACAAAAAAGGCATCAAATTGTTAGTCATTCTAGACCATTAATGTTGGGATAATGTATTACATTATAGTTCATTAGGTGTGATTTAGAAGAACAAAATAGAATACAGATTGCCACTCACCTGGTAAAGCATTAACGATATTCCAGCACTAAAATCATAGCCTGACAGCACAAACTTGTTTACAAGTATCATGCTGCATGATGATATGCAGTATGCAAGACCAGAAAGAAGAGCTTGATTACGTAGCTTTATAGGTTTGTAGCCACGTAAAATATTATCCCTATCTTTCTCAACTTTACCATCTTCCAAGTCTATCTCAACATCACGAAAAGATTTTAATCCAGCCATCGACCTATATATATAAAAGGAGGCATTGCAAAAAGCCAATACACATAATTTAGCAGATTAATAGATAGATGGATAGGATCAAAGAAAGAGACGGCTATAATGTAATACATGCTTAATGAAATGAGAGAAGCAAAAAACACCAAGCTTTTGTTCAATTACTTTCCAGATTATACAAAAAACATACACATAGGTGGTATCCACAAGCTCTAAATGCAACCACGAAATTAGATGTACACTTTATATGTAGCATGATGTACAACTTAAGTCTCTTGCACCTTGAGTTAACCCTTTAATCAATCTTATGACAATCGAGCGAAGGatagtatttttatattaatattatctgaCATAAACAATATAATTCCCACATTGCACAATAACATGAAAATAAAAGGCAATAACATGCTTAATGAATAGTGTATGTCTTCCATTTGCAAAAGACAAAATGTAAGCTTAGAAGGTAATAAGTATGTACAGTATTTGGTTCGTAAGATTACTCTAATATTGAGTGAAACAGCAATGTAAAAATTAGTGTGGAGAAAAAACTGAATATAAGACAAAGGGGAAAAAGCCAGAATGTACGTATGGGGAAACAGTCTAAAGTCAGAATTCATTGCTTAACTGATATCTAGCTATCAGCCTATCAGTACATATGTTGAAAATTCTTCAAAGTATTCTCATCAACAATAACAGTGTAAAATAGATCTTTTTTGTCTAAAACAAAAAAACTGCTCGACCTCGTAGAGATAGTCCTTCTCATATAAAATAGACAAGCCACATGAGTAATAACAAGGTGGACATGAAACATAAATTCACTTGTAAGATTGAACCTTAATCAATCAAAATACTAGGATAAAAAAGGACAGGGTACTAGAACAAAtatatatgttgacttattttactTCTTACCAGTCAATTTGTGTTTTTATTACTTTGTAATATTTTGTTCAGCTATATTTAAAGGTCAAAAAGTATAATTATTAATCAAATACAAAGTTGTAAAGATCAGACCAGGCAGTTGTAAGGTTTAACAGATGAAATACAATGGAAACCTAATCTCCTGTTCTACAGGAATTCAGCACTTCAAGTTGCAAATACTTATTTTTAGGTTAAGATATCTGAAAGATGGAGCATACTTAAAAGAGATGTCAAGGAAAAAAAGGAACTGGTAATTAACACGAAAGACACTGGGATGTGGATGACAAGAAACAAATTATGAGAAGTGATAAGGCTTGCCTGCTGATATCTCTTCTTCCACTGACTAGTGGACTTGTTACGGGAACTACACCGCCATTCTGTTCATGGCTAATCAGCAGAGATCTTTCTCCATTTAGAACCAACCCACTTGTATCTTGAGATCCAAGTCTTCCAAGAACTCCATCAGGAGAGTTTCGAGGATTACTGAAAGGAACAACTCTGGAATTATAACAATAAGGATTAGAACAAAAGATAAATTGTATAGTTCATTCACTAAAGCAAGAAGGGCACAGAAAAGACATAGTACATGTTTGAGACATAGACAACATGTAACAATTCGTAAAATAATTTTCCTAAAGACGAAGATCTAGAATAAAATCTCTTGCAAACAAAAAATTCAACATTTACTTAAAGTCACAGTTTATGTTCCCACCTTAAGTAGGAACTGAATTTGGCTAAGTAGGAATTGGATTGAGAAAGTTATTTAGTTACTAAGTTTCAAGTTTAGAAAGCTCTATATGTTTTTGGAAAAGATTGTGATATTATAACTTTCCTAAAAATGTGAAAGTCTTCCCCAATAAGTTTGCTTAGCTTAGCTAGATCATTTAAGAAATTTAcagataaaagaaaattaattttcaggCTAGAATCTCATATATCATTTcactgaattaaaaaaaaaaaattcatttggtTAGTAGCCTTCTCTACCTtcatcccctcttctctattttATTTTCACCtgtacttcttcaataattctatcTGCTTACTGTTATAGATTAAAAAATGCTGTGTCTC encodes the following:
- the LOC135588842 gene encoding GDP-mannose transporter GONST1-like isoform X1 codes for the protein MGSRVVPFSNPRNSPDGVLGRLGSQDTSGLVLNGERSLLISHEQNGGVVPVTSPLVSGRRDISRSMAGLKSFRDVEIDLEDGKVEKDRDNILRGYKPIKLRNQALLSGLAYCISSCSMILVNKFVLSGYDFSAGISLMLYQNLVSVIVVSILSSSGVISTEPLTWKLIRVWLPVNVIFVGMLITSMFSLKYINVAMVTVLKNVTNVITALGETYLFMKHHDKKVWTALFLMIISAISGGATDLSFHATGYAWQIINCFLTASYSLTLRRVMDTAKQVTKSGNLNEFSMVLLNNTLSLPLGLLLIFAFNEVDYLYKTPLLKMPMFWLVITSSGFLGLAISFTSMWFLHQTGATTYSLVGSLNKIPLSIAGIILFKVPTSMENFLSILFGLLAGVLFAKAKMRDGSQS
- the LOC135588842 gene encoding GDP-mannose transporter GONST1-like isoform X2 is translated as MGSSNPRNSPDGVLGRLGSQDTSGLVLNGERSLLISHEQNGGVVPVTSPLVSGRRDISRSMAGLKSFRDVEIDLEDGKVEKDRDNILRGYKPIKLRNQALLSGLAYCISSCSMILVNKFVLSGYDFSAGISLMLYQNLVSVIVVSILSSSGVISTEPLTWKLIRVWLPVNVIFVGMLITSMFSLKYINVAMVTVLKNVTNVITALGETYLFMKHHDKKVWTALFLMIISAISGGATDLSFHATGYAWQIINCFLTASYSLTLRRVMDTAKQVTKSGNLNEFSMVLLNNTLSLPLGLLLIFAFNEVDYLYKTPLLKMPMFWLVITSSGFLGLAISFTSMWFLHQTGATTYSLVGSLNKIPLSIAGIILFKVPTSMENFLSILFGLLAGVLFAKAKMRDGSQS
- the LOC135588842 gene encoding GDP-mannose transporter GONST1-like isoform X3, with the protein product MGSRVVPFSNPRNSPDGVLGRLGSQDTSGLVLNGERSLLISHEQNGGVVPVTSPLVSGRRDISRSMAGLKSFRDVEIDLEDGKVEKDRDNILRGYKPIKLRNQALLSGLAYCISSCSMILVNKFVLSGYDFSAGISLMLYQNLVSVIVVSILSSSGVISTEPLTWKLIRVWLPVNVIFVGMLITSMFSLKYINVAMVTVLKNVTNVITALGETYLFMKHHDKKVWTALFLMIISAISGGATDLSFHATGYAWQIINCFLTASYSLTLRRVMDTAKQVTKSGNLNEFSMVLLNNTLSLPLGLLLIFAFNEVDYLYKTLVGSLNKIPLSIAGIILFKVPTSMENFLSILFGLLAGVLFAKAKMRDGSQS